The genomic DNA GATGAAGTGAAATTGCGTAGTGGCCGGAAAGAGTTCTTTAAGAAATACCAAAAGTTCAGAGGTTTCCTGTTAGAGTATCAAGGCCAAGAACATGGGCGACCCACAGCAAATAGTACAATGGCGAATACTACGTGCACTACAGTGAAAATGCGACTACCGAAGATAGAGCTACCGTCATTTAATGGTGAAATCACGCAGTGGGTGACATTTAAAGACAGATTCACATCCTTAATGCATGATGTAGTGGAGTTAACGGATGTCATGAAATTGCAATATTTGCTATCGTCGCTGAAGGGGGATGCCGCGTTGCAATTTGAGCATGTGCCATTGGATGATAAGAGCTATGCTCCTACGTGGCAGGCGCTGTTGAaccggtacgacgacgacaagCTGCTGAAACGAGAGTACTTCAAGGCCTTGGTCCAGCTCGAGCCAATGAACGCCGCAACTGCAGTTGAGCTTACCAGAATAGTTAATGAGACCGGACGTTTGGTTCAAGGCATGGAACGACTAGAAGAGCCAACCAAGCATTGGAACACGCCGCTTACAATTCTGGTAATGTATAAGCTCGAAAAGAACACACTAATGGCCTGGGAACAATTTTCAGCGGAGCAGTCGAATGATTCCTATGACAAACTATTGGAGTTTTGCGAGAAAAGAATCAGGATCCTGAACAGCACTGCCCTGCACCAGACGAATGTGATCGAAACTAGAGCAGCTACTAGATCCACTTATCAGCGAGGATGATTCACATCCCAGGAGCAGCAAATAGCAAAGGGTAGAATGCACAGCGTTACGAGGCTTCAACATCAGCCGTTCTCCATGACCTGCGCTGCCCAATCTCATCCATTGACGAGAAAAGTGTGTCCTGTTTGCGATGATCAGCACTACTTGGCGAATTGTGTGGCCTTTGGAAAACTAAGTGTTGCTGAGAGAGAAGAAGTGGTGAAGAAAGAAGGCCTGTGTTTCAGCTGTTTGAGGCAAAATCATCGCATCAGATTCTGCAGATCGACCACGAGATGCAGTCAGTGCAACGGTAGACATCACACGATGTTATGTAAGGGGCAGCAGATCCCGTCGCAACAACATCAATTGCCTATGCAGCCCACGAACGAAGACATCAACATCAATGCAGCTACACGTGACGAATCTAAATTGGAGAGCACGGTGTGGCTCTCAACGGCTGTCGTACTGGTTCAAAACGAGCAAGGAGTAAAACATCCAGCCAGAGCGTTGATTGATCAAGGGTCACAATCCAACTTTATTTCTGAAAGATTGGCACAACAACTGAAACTGCGCAAGAAGACAATGCTCAAACCACTCTCAGGCATCGGATCAGTGTCAGTATTTGCGAATGGTATGGTTTCGGCCCAGATTAAGTCTCGTGTTTCAGACTATCAGACAACGCTCAATTTTCTTGTACTTCCGAGAGTAACGGCAGACTGTCCCAGTCGATATAGTGATGTCAGCAGATGGAATCTTCCGAACGAAGTCGTATTAGCTGATCCATTGTTTTTCAAGCCGGAAAGGATTGACTTGCTAATTGGTGCAGAGGTGTTCGGAGAGCTATTAGAACAAGGCCGAATTGCATTAGCGAACCATCTTCCCAACTTGTTACAAACTAAACTCGGCTGGATTGTTTGTGGAAAGGTGTCTAAAAGGAATGTATTATCCACTGGAGGTGAAATCGCTGGTTGTGCCATAGATGAAGAATTCCATTCAACTGTGGAGAGGTTGATCAAGCTGGAAGATATACCTGAAGAGAAGCTACCCACCCCGTAAGAAAGCATTTGTGAAGATTGgtacaacaaaacaactcGCAGAAATGAAGAAGGAAGATATATAGTTAAACTCCCTAAGGTGCCTGATTTTGAGAAGGAATTCGGCGAGTCTTAAAGTGAAACCCCACCAGAGCAGTCAACATTGTGAAGAGCGACCCGAAATTGGTTGAGCTAAGAAACTTGAAATTGTCATTTCAAGATCGCCTAGATTTACCCTAATTGCGACGCATTCTATGATGTCTTGTCTAGAGGTTGTTATTCAAGAAAAGGTGTGACTCCTTTTTACCCCGATTAACACTCCTCCACCCCTTGCAAGCCGATCTTGACGGATTTAATtttatcccgggaaggttatgTTTATGTCAGGTGATAGCATGGTTTTGCACAGGGTGAAAACGTCACAATTGTTTTCACTGACTgtgactttaaaaaaatctaatttacCAAGGAAACGTCTACAGTTCCATTGTAGTATGTTGGCCATTTCAGATTATTCATCCAATCGGACCATCATACTCAAGCTTGGCCATTGTGATATCCTGGAACTCTAAGCCCTTCAAAAATAAGATACTTGGGTAAGATGTTACCCTCAAACGTAACACGAAACGATGCTGTTTCACGATACGTTTTTATACTTTCGGATGGTACAGAAGCATAAAGTTTCTTGGCTTCGAGGACGTTTACAAATGGAATGTCGGGGGATTGGAAAGCGCCTTTCCCGTATTTTGTTATGTCATTCAGAGGATAATCGGAATCCTCGATCACTCCTATCACTTCTACCGATCTACCGGGGATATAAACACGGTAGTGTTCTGTGTATTCAAGATCAGCAGCTATAGCGTCTGCTTGTGTTCTATCTTTAGCTGTTACTCTGATCTTGTTCAAACGAACGCGAAAAACATCGAGAACGTCAGgatattttttgtaaattatcCTACCTATCACTCTTATGTCCATCGGTTTTTCCCGAggcattaaaaatttatacCCAACGTCCCTCCCATGACGGTGGGTACGCGCGGGGACGGTGTGTTTGTC from Anopheles stephensi strain Indian chromosome 2, UCI_ANSTEP_V1.0, whole genome shotgun sequence includes the following:
- the LOC118507752 gene encoding uncharacterized protein LOC118507752 isoform X2; protein product: MKPSNLKRLSKVYSDRLAWIDEYVDFVDNFDANKHRAEIISQLTALEETKREYENARERLLFEDDDADEVKLRSGRKEFFKKYQKFRGFLLEYQGQEHGRPTANSTMANTTCTTVKMRLPKIELPSFNGEITQWVTFKDRFTSLMHDVVELTDVMKLQYLLSSLKGDAALQFEHVPLDDKSYAPTWQALLNRYDDDKLLKREYFKALVQLEPMNAATAVELTRIVNETGRLVQGMERLEEPTKHWNTPLTILVMYKLEKNTLMAWEQFSAEQSNDSYDKLLEFCEKRIRILNSTALHQTNVIETRAATRSTYQRG
- the LOC118507752 gene encoding uncharacterized protein LOC118507752 isoform X1 codes for the protein MHSVTRLQHQPFSMTCAAQSHPLTRKVCPVCDDQHYLANCVAFGKLSVAEREEVVKKEGLCFSCLRQNHRIRFCRSTTRCSQCNGRHHTMLCKGQQIPSQQHQLPMQPTNEDININAATRDESKLESTVWLSTAVVLVQNEQGVKHPARALIDQGSQSNFISERLAQQLKLRKKTMLKPLSGIGSVSVFANGMVSAQIKSRVSDYQTTLNFLVLPRVTADCPSRYSDVSRWNLPNEVVLADPLFFKPERIDLLIGAEVFGELLEQGRIALANHLPNLLQTKLGWIVCGKVSKRNVLSTGGEIAGCAIDEEFHSTVERLIKLEDIPEEKLPTP